A window of Amphiprion ocellaris isolate individual 3 ecotype Okinawa chromosome 12, ASM2253959v1, whole genome shotgun sequence contains these coding sequences:
- the pdia6 gene encoding protein disulfide-isomerase A6: protein MRPLLFGVLGCSLVLSVQALYSSSDDVVELTPSNFNREVIQSDSLWLVEFYAPWCGHCQSLAPEWKKAATALKGIVKIGAVDADQHKSLGGQYGVRGFPTIKIFGGNKNKPDEYQGGRTSQAIVDGAMNALRALVKDRLSGKSGGSGYNKQSGGGSKKDVVELTDDNFDKMVLESDDVWLVEFFAPWCGHCKNLEPEWAAAATDVKEQTKGRVRLGAVDATVHQVVSSRYGIRGFPTIKIFKKGEEPEDYQGGRSRKDIVERALDLFSDNAPPPELLEILNEDVLKKTCEDSQLCIIAVLPHILDTGASGRNGYLEVMMKMAEKYKKKMWGWLWTEAGAQMDLEASLGIGGFGYPAMAAINARKMKFALLRGSFSDTGIHEFLRELSVGRGSTATLGGGAMPKIHAVEPWDGKDGQLPEEEDYDLSDVDLDDDFQKTEL, encoded by the exons ATGAGACCGCTTTTATTCG GAGTGCTGGGCTGCTCACTGGTCCTGTCTGTCCAAGCTTTGTACTCATCCAGTGATGATGTTGTTGAACTCACCCCCTCCAACTTCAACAGGGAGGTGATCCAGAGTGACAGTCTGTGGCTGGTGGAGTTTTACGCTCCCTG GTGTGGACACTGTCAGAGTCTAGCTCCAGAGTGGAAGAAGGCTGCCACTGCCCTCAAG GGTATCGTCAAGATTGGGGCCGTAGATGCTGACCAGCACAAGTCACTGGGTGGCCAGTATGGCGTCAGAGGGTTCCCCACCATCAAGATCTTCGGAGGCAATAAGAACAAACCAGACGAGTACCAAG GAGGACGCACTAGCCAGGCCATTGTGGACGGAGCAATGAATGCTTTGCGCGCTCTGGTGAAAGACAGGCTGAGCGGCAAGTCCGGTGGCTCTGGCTACAACAAGCAG AGCGGCGGTGGCAGCAAGAAGGATGTGGTTGAACTCACCGATGACAACTTTGACAAGATGGTGCTGGAGAGTGATGATGTGTGGCTGGTGGAGTTCTTCGCCCCCTGGTGTGGACACTGCAAGAA CCTGGAGCCTGAGTGGGCAGCTGCAGCCACAGATGTCAAGGAGCAGACCAAGGGCAGAGTGCGCCTGGGAGCTGTGGATGCTACTGTACACCAGGTTGTGTCCAGCCGCTACGGG ATCCGTGGATTTCCCACCATCAAGATTTTCAAGAAAGGTGAGGAGCCAGAGGACTACCAAGGAGGTCGCTCCCGCAAAGATATTGTTGAGAGGGCTTTGGATCTGTTCTCTGACAACGCTCCTCCTCCTGAGCTGCTGGAG ATCCTCAATGAAGACGTCTTGAAGAAGACCTGTGAGGACAGTCAGCTGTGTATAATCGCTGTCCTGCCACACATCCTGGATACAG GTGCATCTGGTAGAAATGGCTACCTGgaggtgatgatgaagatggcTGAGAAGTACAAGAAGAAGATGTGGGG CTGGCTGTGGACTGAGGCAGGAGCTCAGATGGACCTGGAGGCCTCTCTGGGTATCGGTGGCTTTGGTTACCCCGCCATGGCCGCCATCAACGCACGCAAGATGAAGTTTGCTCTGCTCAGGGGCTCCTTCAGTGACACTGGCATTCATGAGTTCCTCAG GGAGCTTTCTGTGGGCCGCGGCTCAACTGCCACACTGGGAGGAGGTGCAATGCCCAAGATTCATGCTGTTGAACCCTGGGACGGCAAAGATGGACAG CTTCCAGAGGAGGAGGACTACGACCTCAGCGATGTGGACCTGGATGACGATTTTCAGAAGACTGAGTTATGA
- the LOC111566449 gene encoding potassium voltage-gated channel subfamily F member 1-like codes for MWGMQKTRYADCNGSEASEETEIVVNIGGVKQVLYGDVLNRYPDTRLAELVDCSLKSAEEISSLCDDYDPDTGEFYFDRDPEAFKCIIELYYYGEIHMKRGICPICFMKEMEFWKIDSDFLDECCKCHLKEVEDELAEIAEKVRTILVDREGDPSAGGWQRFQMCLWRLMEKPESSLPAHIIAIVSFIFILVSSVVMCVGTIPDLQVEDSEGNLTEHPTLEVIETVCIGWFTIEYLLRLISSPNKIKFVLAFMNIIDFMAIMPFFVVLILTSFGAGVMELANVQQAVQALRIMRIARIFKLARHSSGLQTLTSALKSSFKELGLLLMYMGVGVFLFSALGYTMEQNHPDTLFTSIPQSFWWAVITMTTVGYGDVYPKTTLGRCNAAISFLCGVIAIALPIHPIINNFVMFYNKQQVLETAAKHEIELMALRTGDGELKAAPGAHKHVCGAGVWDNTMRSCHSDTYIPLLKDPRAAAGIQTPSMDTSFESTAEATEYFVS; via the coding sequence ATGTGGGGAATGCAGAAGACCCGGTATGCGGACTGTAACGGCTCCGAAGCCAGCGAGGAGACGGAGATCGTGGTGAACATCGGCGGAGTGAAACAGGTGTTGTATGGAGACGTGTTGAATCGCTACCCGGACACTCGGCTGGCAGAACTGGTGGACTGTTCACTCAAGTCTGCTGAAGAAATATCCTCACTATGTGACGACTACGACCCCGACACGGGagaattttattttgacagagaCCCTGAAGCCTTTAAGTGCATCATTGAGTTGTATTATTATGGAGAGATACACATGAAACGAGGCATCTGTCCAATTTGTTTCATGAAGGAGATGGAGTTCTGGAAAATCGACTCGGATTTCTTGGATGAGTGTTGTAAATGCCACCTGAAAGAGGTGGAGGATGAACTTGCGGAGATTGCAGAGAAAGTGAGAACTATCCTGGTGGACCGGGAGGGAGATCCGTCTGCAGGAGGCTGGCAGCGCTTCCAGATGTGCCTCTGGAGGCTGATGGAGAAGCCGGAGTCCTCGCTGCCGGCGCACATCATCGCTATAgtttctttcatcttcatcctcgTCTCCTCTGTGGTGATGTGCGTCGGGACCATCCCCGACCTGCAGGTGGAGGACTCGGAGGGCAACTTGACGGAGCACCCAACTCTGGAGGTCATCGAGACGGTGTGCATCGGCTGGTTCACTATTGAATACCTCCTGCGTCTGATCTCCTCTCCGAATAAAATCAAATTTGTGCTCGCCTTCATGAACATCATCGACTTCATGGCGATCATGCCCTTCTTCGTGGTGCTCATCCTGACCTCCTTCGGCGCAGGAGTGATGGAGCTGGCTAACGTGCAGCAGGCGGTGCAGGCTTTACGCATAATGCGCATTGCGCGCATTTTCAAGCTGGCACGCCATTCTTCTGGGCTCCAGACCCTCACATCTGCCCTGAAGAGCAGCTTCAAAGAGCTCGGACTGCTCCTCATGTACATGGGCGTCGGGGTGTTTCTTTTCTCCGCACTGGGCTACACTATGGAGCAGAACCACCCGGACACACTGTTCACCAGCATCCCGCAGTCGTTCTGGTGGGCTGTGATCACCATGACCACAGTGGGGTATGGAGACGTTTACCCCAAAACCACTTTGGGTCGGTGTAACGCGGCCATCAGCTTTCTGTGCGGGGTCATCGCCATCGCCCTGCCGATACACCCCATCATCAACAATTTTGTCATGTTCTACAACAAGCAACAGGTGCTGGAGACTGCGGCCAAGCATGAGATCGAGCTGATGGCGCTGCGCACCGGCGACGGCGAGCTGAAGGCGGCACCCGGCGCCCATAAACATGTTTGCGGTGCGGGCGTCTGGGACAACACCATGCGCTCCTGTCACAGCGACACATACATCCCTCTACTGAAGGACCCCAGAGCGGCGGCGGGCATCCAGACCCCCAGCATGGACACGAGCTTTGAGAGCACAGCCGAGGCCACTGAATATTTTGTCTCCTGA